The nucleotide window ATCCAGCGGATATAAAGGGACGACTGGATGAAATGAAGGATTAAACCTATATATGGCATCCCGCCTCACCATGTGAGGCTGAAATAATGGAGGTATTTCTGGTGACTCTCTCAGAGATACCGAAAGGGAGGTGAGGAAAGGTGAATATAGCGAAAAATCGGTTCATCATAGTGTTTCTACTGGTAGCAGTATATCTCCTTTCCCCTGTGCTTCAGGGTATTGCTGATGCACAGGCAGAAGCAGCAGTGGCAGTTACCCTGCCATCTGGTGAGGTAGTCCAGATGACAGACGCACAGCTTCAGTCATTTATAGCACAGCCCGGCATCACATTCTCTGCAACAACACCAACACTTGCAGCAGGACAGATAGCAGTAGAAATCCCTGCCACATTAGGTGGAGGATTTGTTGTCGGAACGCCCTCTGCCATAGCAGCTGGGTTGAACGCAACAGGCATAGCTATTGGTGCAACAGCGGCTACTGTTGTAGGTGTGAGTACAGCAGCTATAGTAGGGGCAGCCGCGGTGGCAGCTGGAGTGATTGCAGCGATAGCCGAAGCAACAAAGGGAGAGGCGGCAGTAACCCATCACCATTAATGTAGGGCGAGGCGTTGGCTCCTCCTACAGATTAAATCCGGATGAGGCGGGATGTAATTTATTATTAATACGAGATTCTTCGGCTTCGCCGAAGCATCTCTGATTGTTGTTGGACGGCACTGGTTCTTACTATTGTTTTAGTCATCGACAGGTCATATAGACCTGAAGGGCGGTAGCCTGTCTTTGAAAAGATTAAAGGAAATATTTGAAATGATAATACTTTTGGTTCAGTTCATACCAATCTTCCTGCTATTAGTTGTCTTCCTCATCATATTAACATTATTTAAAAGGGGTAATATTCCCGATATCTTTGATATAGAATCAGGGATAGATTAGATGCATACATAATTCCAGGGGGAAGAAGGGCGTATTTGCCTCTGAGGCAGCTGGAGTGACCTGAACGAAGTGCTGGATAGAGATACTATGAAAAATATCATAAGAGGGAATTTTATAGATATAGATAGCAGTGCTTCTATTATATTTGCTGGAGAAAGACTTGTTGCTACAATACGAAAGCACATATATCCCGATTTCAACAAGACACAGGATTGAGAATCCTGGAATCATCCCCCTGCATATAATAGATGTCCAGAACGGAGATTATTTCGGAAATGATAGTTACTGCTTCCTGATTGATAGAGCGCCTACAGTTATGGTCTCTTGAGAACAGAATGTGTTCCGACCCGTCTAAGAATATATGTGTCTCCAGCAATCTGGAATGTCACTCTATATTGAAGGGTAACTCTTGCTTCCAGAATAGATTTGTGCCCCTCGATCTTTTTAGTCTGCAGAGAAGGATGTTTTGGGTTTTCAATAAGCCTTTCAATCTGTCTATCAACCAGTCTCTGGATATTAGAAGGGAGATTTCTATAATCTCTCACAAAAGGCTTGGTAAATATAATCTTCATACCTTAGTCTTCTTGAGAGTCTTAATTGCTTCAGATGCCTTAGAAAAAGGGCCAAGGGTTTCACCCTTCTTTATAGCTTCGTCAGCTTCTTTTTCTTTCTCCTGCCATTCCTTTGTCCAGAACCATTCTTGGTCTTTTGGTATTAATTTCTTAGGGATTAGTATCAGGACATTGTCTTTGACCTGCGTTTCAAGAAAGTCCCCGATATCGAGGTGGAGGGACTCAAAGACCTCTTTTGGTATTGTAATCTGGTGTTTCGGCCCTATCTTTGTAACTGCCATATTTACCTCCTGTAGTTTCTTGTTTTCTTACTTTAAGTATATAAGAAATTAAGAAACAATGTCAAGCTATAATGCTCCTGAAAGCATACCAACCTCAGCCTCTCGTAGGGCACTTATTACTGGCATTACTGGTCAGGATGACTCGTATCTGGCTGAACTACTTTTATCAAAGGACTATGAGGTTCATGGACTTATCCGTAAGGCAAGCACCTTTAACACAGGAAGGATAGACCATATTTATGTTGATACACATGAACTTGGTGCAAGACTCTTATCATAGTTAAAGGAGGATTTAAATAATAATATGTTGTCAAAACCCTTTATTTATAAGGCTTTTTCAAGCCTTGCAAGGGACTCATTTTAGCAGAAGGAGGAAATTTTAAATGAGTAAAAAGGCTTTAGTTTGTGGTGCTGGTGGATTTATAGGAAGTCATCTGGTAAAAGTAGCCTTTTCCTTTTTTAAATCTTCCATAAGCTATGAACAATGAGCTATTGTGCTTGACAGCTTTCACGCTTGTCAGCCTGTATGTTTGTTCAAATGACAAGATTAAACAGCCTGTTGAAAAACTCTTCTAAAAATACTTCGTAAAATACTTCACATTGACATTCCAAAGTGCTAGACTATTGCAACTTTGGATTTAAGGAGGTGCAATTGTTACGAGAAAAATAAAGAGTTGAACCAATGTTTTATTACGTAAGAATGGAGGATATAGTTCCTGAAAATCATTTGCTAAGACTTGTTGACAGGCATATTGATTTCAATTTTATAAGGGACAAAGTAAGACATTTGTACAGCCCTACAGGGCGACCATCAATTGATCCAGAGATACTGCTGAGGATGCTTCTTATAGGGTATCTCTATGGGATAACCTCAGAGCGTCGTTTATGCGAAGAAGTCAAGATGCATGTAGGATACAGATGGTTTGTAGGATTAAACCTTGAAGACAAAGTCCCTGACCACTCGACATTTTCAAAGAATCGTCATGAGAGGTTTTCAGAGAGCAACATATTTCAGGAGATATTTGATGAGATAGTGACGCAATGCATATCCAGAGGACTATTAACAGGGAAACATCTGACAGTAGACAGCACGTATGTACAGGCTAATGCATCATTTAAAAGTCTTGAGCCAATAGTAGTAACAATGAACTCTAAAGAATATATAGAGAAGATCGAGGAAGAAAACCCTGTAGAAAATAAGCCTTGGGAGCCGGGTGAGGATTATCCGCATGTTGGGGAAAAAATCAGCAATGATACACACAGGTCTAAGACAAACCCCGATACAAAACTATCAAGGAAATCATTCAAGACAACCACAGGCCTTTATTCAGCGACATATTTGATAGAATTGAAGAAAATAGAGATAGATAATTGAAAATACCTTTTGTTGACCTCCGAAAACAATATGACTTGATTAAGGACGAGATTGACAATGCAATCCAGAACGTCATTAAGGACTCGGCTTTTATTGGTGGGAAATATGTAAAAACTTTTGAGCAGAATTATGCAAATTATATTGGGGTTAAACATTGTATAGGGGTAGGTAACGGGACAGACGCCCTTTTTATCGCTTTGTGGGGTTTGGGCATTCATGAAGGAGACGAAGTAATCACGGCTGCGAATTCCTTTATAGCTACTTCAGAGGCAATTACAATGACAGGAGCCAAAGTGGTGTTTGTAGATTGTGATAAAGAAACCTACAATATTGATGTCAAGAAGATTGAGAGAGCTATTACAAATAGAACAAAGGCAATTATACCTATTCATCTTTATGGGCAACCTGCTGATATAGATCAGATTATTGAATTTGCTCAAAAATCCAATATATATATAATAGAAGATGCTGCTCAAGCACATGGGGCCCAGTATAAAGGCCGAAATGTTGGAATACTTGCAGATTGTGCTTGTTTCAGTTTTTTCCCCGCAAAAAATCTTGGTGCTTATGGAGATGCAGGAACAATAGTAACCAATAATGACGAACTTGCCACTAAAGTCAGAATGTATGCGAACCATGGCAGAATAGAAAAATATAACCATGAAATTGAAGGCGTAAACAGTCGTCTTGACGGCTTACAGGCCGCAATTCTTGATGTCAAATTAAAATATCTTGAAAAGTGGAATAAGAGAAGAAGGACAATTGCAAAAATGTATGATGAAGGATTAAAAGGTGTTGTTGAAACACCGAAGGTCCTGCCGTATGTGAAACATGTTTATCATCTTTATGTGATACGAGTAAAGAACAGAGACAAAGTAAGAGAATTCTTGGCAAATAAGGGAATTTCAACAGGTATTCACTATCCGATTCCTTTACCTCGCCTGAAAGCATACAATTATTTAGGACACAAACCAATAGATTTTCCGGTTGCCTATTCACTAAAGGATGAGATTTTGAGTCTTCCTATTCATGGGGACATGTCAGATGAACAAGTTGATTATGTAATAGAGCAGGTAATAAATGTAGTAAATAAGGAGAGTGTAAAACGATATGGCACAGGAAAAGATAAGGTTTGCCCTAATCGGTTGTGGGGCAATAGCCAATAAACATGTGATAGCCATTAATAGACTTGACAATGCAGAAGTGGTTGGTGCTTATGATATTAATGCACGAACTGTCAAAACCTTTAGTGAAAAGTATTCAATTTCTGCGTTTACCAATGTTTCAGAAATGATAGAGAAAGAGAATCCACACATTTTTAATATATTAACTCCATCCGGAAACCATGCTGAAAACATATTGGAATTAATTCGTTTCAGGAGGCATTTTGTTGTTGAAAAACCATTAGCATTGAGGTTAGACCAGATTGATAGATTGCTGGAAGAATGTGATAAAAAAGGATTGAAAATATTTGTGGTTCAGCAGAATCGCTTTAATCCACCAATTCAAAAACTTAAGGAGGCTTTGGATAAAGGCCGGTTTGGGAAACTTGTGATGGGAACGGTTAGGGTTAGATGGAGCAGGAGTCAGGACTACTATGACCAGAAACCCTGGCGAGGCACATGGGCTTTAGATGGTGGTGTTTTAACAAATCAGGCAAGCCATCATATAGACATACTGATATGGATGATGGGAGAAGTGGAGAGTGTAATAGCTAAAACTGCTACAAGGTTAGTTAATATAGAAACTGAAGATACCGCAGCCGCTGTTTTAAAGTTTAGAAATGGTGCATTGGGTATAATTGAGGCGACAACCGCAACAAGGCCTAGGGACCTAGAAGGTTCTATGAGCATACTCGGAGAGAAGGGAACTGTTGAGGTTGGTGGCTTCTTTATGAACGAGCTTAAAACCTGGAATTTTGCTGAACCTGATGAGATGGATAATAATATTTGGGAGAAGTTTGCAAAAGTTCCCGATCAAATAGCTTGGAATCACACCGAATTTTTTAAAGATGTGATAAATAGTTTAAAAAATGATAGTAAGGGATTAGTTGATGGATTGGAAGGTCGAAGGTCCGTTGAATTGATAAGTGCCATTTATGAATCAGCAGAGACAGGGAAAGAGGTTTTCTTAAGATTCACACCGAGGAAATGTCGCCTTGGAGTAATCAATGATAAGTAAAGAGGCGATAATTTATCCTAATGTGAAACTGGGCAAAAACTGCATTATAGAGGATTTCGTAATAATTGGAATACCTCCTATTGGCAATGATACACATGAAGTTAAAACAGTAGTAGGTGACAATGCTATAATTAGATCACACACTGTAATATACGCGGGTAATAGGATAGGAAATAACTTTCAAACTGGTAATAAGGCAAACATTAGAGAGCAAAATGAAATAGGTGATAATGTGAGCATAGGAACCTTATCGGTAATTGAACACCACGTAAAGATGGGGAATGGTGTAAGGATTCACACGCAGGCTTTTATTCCAGAATATACTATCCTTGAGGAAGAGTGTTGGATAGGACCAAATGTTGTAATTACTAATGCCAAATATCCCAAATCTCCTAATGTAAAACAAGAATTGAAGAGTGCACATATCAAAAAATATGCAATAATCGGAGCAAACAGCACATTACTTCCATGTGTAGTTATCGGAGAATATGCCATTGTCGGAGCTGGAAGCGTAATAACTAAGGACGTACCGCCTAATGCTGTGGTAGTAGGTAATCCTGGAAAGATTATTAATTATAGAGATAAACTCCCTTATTAATTAATTGTCTATATTCAATTTTGTAATGCATGTTGCCTACAGTAACTTTACAATATGCAAAGGATAATTAAACCGAGTTCTTTTATTAAAGATATGACTTTTACGTCAATAACATTTATTACAACGGTAGTTTCACTTATTGTCGTGACACGCTTCTTAGCAGAAGGTTTAGGTCCTGAGATGTTTGGTGCCTACTCGCTGGCAAGGAATATTTTATCAACTACAATTTCGTTCTCTACTCTTGCTATGGGCGTGGCAATACCGAGGTATGTGGCTCTTACAAAAGATTACCATATTAAAATCAGCTATCTCCTAAGTGGGCTGATTTTAATTTCCACATCATGCCTTATACTCTTAACCTTAGGTCTGATATTCAATGATAAATTGACAGTTCTAATTTTTAATGATAGGGCTTATTCTTCTTTATTTACTGCAAGTATGGTTATGGTCATTGGGTACTCATTATACAGTGTCTTATACGGTTTTTACCGTGGGCTTGGGAAAATGAGCAAAGCTAACCTATGGCAGTTGACGATAATGGCAGTCAGTCCTGCAGTCATTGCATTCGCTTTTCATAAATCCGGTAAAGTTGACCTAATAATTTTCCTTATGGGACTGGTATCTTTTACTACAGTAATTCCTTTGATTTCTTATGGCTATAAGGCTCTTTTAATAAGGAGGAATTCCCTCAAAATATGGAGTCATTTAAAAGAGCTTTCTCAATATAGTTTTCCAAGAATCCCCGGAGGCATAGCCTTAGCCAGTATTATGACCATTGGCCCTTTTCTTGCCTCTCACTTTATATCGCTTAAGGACGCAGGATATGTCATAGTGGGGCAGTGTGTTTTCAGAATCGTGGAGGGGGGAGTAGGGGTCTTTGGAATAGTTACCCTTCCAAAGGTAGCTCAGCTATTCGCGGAAGGCAGGAACGAATTCCTAAGTGATAGGGCAAATGATATTCTCTCTTTTATTTTCCATCTGGGTTTATTTGCAACCCTCCACCTTATTCTCTGGACGGACCGGATTATTTTTATATGGCTTGGTGAACAATATATAGACGCCATTCTTCCGACAAGGGTATTTCTTATCGTGCTCGTCCCCTACCTTATCTATGCAATGTTCTGTTCGGTAATAGATGCTATTGAAAAGAGGGCAGTGAATGCCTATCACATCTATATATCGTTTATAACAACACTATGCATTTCCCTAATTTTAGTTAAAACAGGATTTGGGATATTGGGTTTAGCTATAGGAGTGGCAGGAGGTTATTTAATGCTCGGTTCGCTTACTGTTATTTACCTTTTTAAAGTTTATCGGTTTCGGTATAAGACACTGGAGGTCTTCAGATGTTTGTTGCTGAATGCATTCTTTATTATTGCTGCATTAATCGCAAAGAAATGGTTTGAGATTACCTACCACGGTATGCAAATTGTAAAAATTGCAATTATCATGGAAGTGTGCTTTTTATTGATATACTGTTTTCTTCTGTGGAAAATGAACGTGGGGTGGATGGTTGAGTTGAAAAATAGGATTGTCAGTGTTGGCTCTGGTGAATCCTAAACCTGACTGAATCTGAGATAAATAGTGTAAATATGAGACTTGTAATAGGTGAGCCTGCAAATATTGATGGCAAGATGGTTGAGCACGGCATTACGAATTTCCCTCATTTGGGAATTTTGTATATTTTCAGTTATCTCCGCAAGAATATGAGCAATCTGAATATGTTTTATCTGCGGGGTAATATCGGCATACAGGAGTATCTTAAAAAGCTGGAAGAAATGAAACCGGATGTTTATGGCATTTCTTTTGCAACATTAATGTCGCCTTTTGCATATCAGACTATAAATGCCGTTAGAGACAGATTCCCTCATATCCCAATTATATGCGGATGGTCGCATCCCACAGCGGCTTACGAGGAGGTATTAACAGATTCCAAAGCAGACATTTGCGTAATCGGCGAAGGTGAGCAGACCACATTGGAATTAGTAGAATATTTTCAGTCCGGCAAAAGAACGTTGTCTAAAATTAATGGTATTGCATATAAAAAAAACGGTTCTATAAAATTAACCCTTCCCCGTCAGCACATTAAAGACCTTGGGTCCCTTCCAATACCTGCATGGGATATGGTTGATTTTAAAGATTATGTAGGACTTGCGATAGCTAAAGGTTTTCCTAATACAGCAATGATTTTCAGCAGGGGCTGCCCGTTTAATTGTGTGTACTGCTCTAACCCTGTCTGGAGGTCATCAAAACCTTGGTTAAGACTTCGTCCGCCAGAGCAAATACAAGAAGAGATAACATTACTTTATAACAGAGGGATTAGGGAGATATGGATAAGAGCAGACGAGTTTAATTCTGATTTGAGATGGACATTGGAAGTATGCAAGGCAATCAAAGATTTAAATTATAAAGATTTACATTTTGAATGTAATTTAAGGGCGGATAAGGTTACTGAAGAGTTAGCAAAGGCATTAAGGGATATAAATGTGTGGATGATTAATTTAGGCATTGAAACTTTTAACCAAAGGGTACTGGATGGAATTAAAAAGCATGTAACGGTTCAACAGATAATTGACAGTTGTAAGATGCTGAAAAAGTACGGGATAAATATCTATGCGTGGTTAATGTGTTACCAGATATGGGAAGAAGATGATAGGCTTTGCTGGGAGACGCCGGAAGAAGTAGACAACACCTTAAAAATGGCAAGAAAGATGCATAAAGATGGGTTAATAGATATGATGTCATGGCAGATTGCTACCCCGCTTCCTGGCTCCGAGATGTTTAATATTGCAAAAAAATATAATCTGATTAGGAAACCATACAAATACGATGTCTGGGAACCGAGTATTTCTATGCATGGAATTTCAATAAAACAATTAATGAAGCACCGCATGCTGGGAATGGTGCTTCAGAGCTATATGGCGTGGAAATCTGGGGTTATAACTTTAAACTCTCCAATGTTATTCAGAAGGGCATGGAAAAAAATAAAATATATAAGCAGCTCTTTCATAAAAAGCAGATTTTCTTTTATAAGAGATTAATATGCCGGTTCGCTTTTTATATCTTAAAAACCAATAGCACATTTTAAAAACAGAAGTATCTCCGGGGGGGATTATGCATATTTATATGGTAAGCGGATTAGCTGAGATAGAGATTGCCGGCAACCAATCAATGAAAAATACCATTAAGCATTTATCAGAATTCGGTCATAAAATCTCTGTCTTTTCTTTTCTGCCCCAAAATTATGCGACCCTGCAAAATCCTAAAAAAATTTTTAATTCGGGTGTGGAATTCCACAGGCTGCCGGCGGGGTTATCGTATATCCTTTACGCCGGGAAAAACATCAAGGACACAATCGGCAGGTGGGGAAGAAATGGAGAGGGCAGATCGGCTCAAAGAGAAGAATATAATTTTTTGGGGCGGGTGTTCTATATAATACTATTATTTTTATTTTACCTTCCTTTTGAGTTTGCGAGAGTTTCATACTACTTTTATAAAAAGAAACCAGATATTTTTTACGGTTTAAATTATCAAGGCGCTTTAGTTGCAAGTTTGTTAGCCAGAATTTACAGGAAACCAGTCGTTACAAGATTTTATGGGGCATCGGATATTAAAGAAAGAGAACTGCTGACGCTGAAAAATAGGTTTTTATGCCTGGACATAATATGCGGCATGAAAAGTTATAGCAATGCGGTCATCATGACAAATGATGGAACGCGGGGGGATAAGAAACTCAAATTAATGGGTATTGATGAAAGTAAAATTCATTTTTGGATGAATGGATTAGACATAGACGATCTTGTATTGCCTGCAGGCTGGGAGCCGGATAAATTTAAGGAGGGACGGGGGCTGAAAGGGAAAAAAATAATTATAATGATTTCCAGATTATCAAAATGGAAAAAAGTAGACAGGGGGATTAATTGTGTTCATAAATTAATCAAGGCATTTAAAATGAATGATGTGGCACTTATTATTATAGGTGAGGGACCGGAAATGGAGAGTTTAAAGAAACTGACAGAAAGGCTGGGGATTAAAAATGAGGTAAGATTTATTGGAGGGGTGCCGCACCGGGAAGTATACAAGTATTTCACAATATCGAATATTTTTATGACCCTTTATGATATTAGCAACTTGGGCAACCAGTTATTAGAGGCTATGTATTTTGGCTTGCCCATTGTAACTCTGGATGACGGGAGCACAGAAGATTTGCTGAAAAACAACTATAATTCGCTGCTTGTAAAAACCGACGATATTGAAAGTGAACTGCCGCTAAATGTTAAAAAGCTTCTGGACAATGAGTTGTGGAGCAGGGAAATAGGCCGGAATGCAAAAAAAACATTTGAGGAAAAAGTAATCTCATGGAAAGAAAGAATGAGATTAGAAGACGCACTTATTAGAAAAGTTGCTGACTCACAATAATATGGGGATTATCGCAGGAAAATTTAGAAGACTTGCGCAGCTGATCCGGTACAGCAGGACCAGAGGGCCGTTAAAGGTCGCTAGGATTATAAAAAAGTCTTTTTACTGTAAAGTCAGCGGTTATCCAAACTCTCTTATGATAGAGGCAGCGAGTAAATGTAATCTTTCATGTGCTATGTGCTGGGCGTATAAAGCATATGAACGGCGCAGAAATAATTTTCTCAGCTACACAGAATATAAAAAAATAATAGATGATATAGAATTCTTTTGTTCAAAAATCTTCTTTAGTTTTTGCGGCGAGCCGCTGTTAAATAAAGATATTTATAAAATGATAGAGTATGCCAATCAAAAGAATATACTTGTTGGTCTGTCCACAAATGCAATGCTTTTAACAGAGGAGAATGCAATAAAATTATTAGAGGCTAAACCTGCCGAAGTAATTATTTCTTTGGATGCAACTAATAAGGACATTTATGAAGCAATGAGGATAGGAGGGGACTTTGACACGGCATTGCAGAGGGCTAAGTTTCTAGCAGAGGAGAAAAAAAGGAGAAAACAGAATACGCCTGAAGTTATTTTACAGATGGTTGTGACAAAAAAGAATGAATCTGAAATAGATGAATTTATTAAACTGAGTGAAGCTATCTCGGCAGATGGTGTTTGCATCAAGTCCATGTTTATTGACCATCACGGCGATGAATCTTACAGGAGAAAATTAATTGATGAGTATCTACCCGTGACACATGATATCTGCCGCTATACTAAATGCGAAGATGGTAGCGTGATTCTTAAAAAGACCGGCTTGTGTCCTAATATCAATTCGCCTGTAATAGCCAGCGACGGGAATGTTCACATATGCTGTTTTGATATCCTTGGGGAGTACAAGCAGGGTAACGCAATAGAGGAAAACTTTTGTGACATATGGCACAGAAACGACTATGTCCAGTTCAGGAACAACATTATGCTTAATAGAAAATTGCCGCTGTGTCAGGTGTGTGTTTATTCTGATGTGCCTGAAGTGAATATCTGTTGCAAATGAAAGAGCGGGGACGCTTAACTACTGACAGTATAGAAACGTGATAAGTTGTATTTTATCATTGCCTATTTTGCCTTTTTATGGTCTTAGGAAATACAAAGAGTTCGCGATCTTTTTGTTGATTTTAGCTGTATCAATAGGGCCAAGGATACACGTGGGAACATTGCAGTACGGGAAGTTGTTTGATTTAAGATACGAAGATTTTTTAATAGTACTGCTGATAATCTCGTGGCTTTTATATTCGGCGTTTAAACCGCAAAAGCTTTATTTATCTCCGTTGTGGAAGCCTGTGCTGGTCTATTTATCGGTAGCATTCATTTCAACTTTTATTGGTCTTTGGGCCGGATGGATTGAACTGGTAAGGGCCTTCTTTTTTTACTTTAAAGAAGTGGAATACTTTTTCTTCTTCATCATAACAATCAATTTTATTAAAGATTACAAAGGATTAAAATATGCAATCGTTGCTTTTTTGACCGGTGGGGTAATAAATGGTGTTTATGTCTTTTATCAGATTGTTTCAGGCAATATCGGTAGAGGGGTGGGTGATCTCAGCGATGTTTACAGACATTACGGGATTGCAACTATAGGGGAAACCTCCTCTGCTATTGTAGGTAATTATTTTTCAATGATAATAATTCTTTGTGCAATAGTCTTTATCTTTATATCAGAAAAATCTATTAAATTGATATCTTTTATCTGCATACCGTTGTCTTTTTTAGGATTAATAGGAAGTTTTAATAGAAGTAGTGTTTGGGGAACCATTTTTCTGCTGCCGGTTTGGTTTTATTTCATCTTTTTCTCCAACAAAAAATATAGTAAAAAATATCAATCTATTGCCATACTGATACTTTTAGTTTTAGTGATTCCGCTTCTTTTCGGTATGGTAAAAGAAGATCCGTTTTCAGAGCGTATCTTAAACATAAACA belongs to Nitrospirota bacterium and includes:
- a CDS encoding O-antigen ligase family protein — protein: MGTLQYGKLFDLRYEDFLIVLLIISWLLYSAFKPQKLYLSPLWKPVLVYLSVAFISTFIGLWAGWIELVRAFFFYFKEVEYFFFFIITINFIKDYKGLKYAIVAFLTGGVINGVYVFYQIVSGNIGRGVGDLSDVYRHYGIATIGETSSAIVGNYFSMIIILCAIVFIFISEKSIKLISFICIPLSFLGLIGSFNRSSVWGTIFLLPVWFYFIFFSNKKYSKKYQSIAILILLVLVIPLLFGMVKEDPFSERILNINTLIEAYKNERFNEVYINYFKAIAISPITGLGKSITGDLSIIQDLYGTAHNQYIGILSEMGIIGLLVFLYLIWLVIKFSYKTYRDGYSPFCKIIGLTSLMWTILLCIESFACDAFIAAKTAESYWILVGLLMVTYQFNWLETYSKVKG